The Lutra lutra chromosome 16, mLutLut1.2, whole genome shotgun sequence genome segment CCTGGCTTGGCACAGCCTGGCATGGACCATCGTGGTTTGGCACAACCTGGTGCAGGTCAGCCTGGCTTGGCACAGCCTGGCATGGACCATCGTGGTTTGGCGCAACCTGGTGCAGGTCATCCTGGCTTGGCGCAGCCTGGAATTGATCATCGTGGATTGGTGCCACCTGGCGCAGGTCAGCCTGGCTTGGCACAGCCTGGCATGGATCAGCATGGTTTGGTGCAACCTGGTGCAGGTCAGCCTGGCATGGACCATCGTGGTTTGGTACATCCTGGTGCAGGTCAGCCTGGCATGGACCATCGTGGTTTGGTGCATCCTGGAGCAGGTCAGCCTGGCTTGGCGCAGCCTGGCATGGACCATCGTGGTTTGGTGCATCCTGGTGTAGGTCAGCCTGGCATGGACCATCGTGGTTTGGTGCAACCTGGTGCAGGTCATCCTGGCTTGGCGCAGCCTGGAATTGATCAGCGTGGATTGGTGCCACCTGGTGCAGGTCAGCCTGGCTTGGCACAGCCTGGCATGGATCAGCATGGTTTGGTGCAACCTGGTGCAGGTCAGCCTGGCATGGACCATCGTGGTTTGGTGCATCCTGGTGCAGGTCAGCCTGGCATGGCGCAGCCTGGTATGGACCAGCATGGTTTGGTGCAACCTGGTGCAGGTCAGCGTGGTTTGGCCCAACCTAGAGTGGATCAGCGTGGGTTGGTACAACCTGGTGCAGCTCAGCCTGGTATGGTCCAACCTAGAATGGATCAAGGTGGATTGGTACAACCTGGTACAGGTCAGCCTGGCTTGGTGCAGCCTGTACTGGATCAACGTGGGTTGGTGCAACCTGGTGCAGGCCAACCTGGTTTGGTTCAGCCTGGCATAGTTCAGCCTGCCTTGGTCCAGCCTGGTGCAGGTCAGGGTGGTTTGGTCCAACCTGGTACAGATCAGCTTGGTTTAGGGCAACGTGGATTGGATCAGCGTGGCTTGGTACAGGCTGACACAGATCCACGTGGCTTTTCTCAACCTGGTGCATATCCTCCTGGATTGATTCAACCTGGCGCATATCCACCTGGTCTGGTACAGCCTGGTGCCTATCCACATGGTTTGGTCCAACCTGGTGCCTATCTACAAGGTTTGGGTCAATCTAGTGCCTATCCTCGTGGTTCAGTTCCACCTGGTGCCTATCCTCGTGGTTTGATCCAGCCTGGTACATATCCACATGGTTTCATGCAGCCTAGTACTGATCAGCGTGGTTTGGTTCAACCTGAAATTGATCAGTATGGCTTGAGGCAACCTGGTACCGGACAACCAGGTGTGGTACCAGCAGGCACAGGGCTTCGTGGCTTTCCAGCATTTACCCCAGATTTCCCAAGATCTTTAGCACATCCATATTACCCTGGTGTAGTACCTCCTGGCAGATACCAACATGGTCAGGTGTCAGCACTTCTAGCCAATCAAGGTTTGGCATCACCAGGGATTGGCCAAAAGATTTTACCAGAAACTTACCAGCAAGGTTTGTTACATCGTGGCACAGACCAGCATGGCCTGACACCATTAAGCCCCCATGTGGGATCTGCACAGCGAGCTCAACAGCATTTGGTTTCGCCTGGCCCGGATCAGCATGGCCAGGGACAAGCAGGCACAGAACAGCAAGACCATGTATCCtctatcccagaatcctgggaccgATCCTATCCTGGCCCTCAGGGCCCAGGCGTCCAGATGGGTTTGGATCCAAAACAAATACAGGCCCCAGGCCAGCCTGCCCTTCCCGTCCGGACTCCTCCCAGCCAAGCAGCCACCTTTCCCAGGAGCGCAGACTCTCTCAGCTGTCTCCACCGAGTCTCCTCCGAAAAGAGTGATTTCCAGAGTGAGAGACGTGACTCGCTGGATAAATTAGCTCCGACCTTCCCCATGGCAGTGGAAACATTTCGTCTGATGGGAGAGCTCCTTGGCCTCTATGTAGAGCTCAAGGAGAACATGAAGGAGCTGGACGAGGAGCAGGCTGGCCAGACCGACCTGGAGAAGATCCAGTACCTGCTCGGCCTCATGGGTGGGTTCCAGGGACGCGGAGGAGGGGCCGCTGTCTGTGTATGCGGCATCCCCTGGCCTCCTCTGGCTGCTGGGCTGCTTCCTGAGTCGATGCAAATAGCATGTCCCTTCTTAGCCTTTCTGGGCTCTACTATAGCCTTTGGGGTCCAAAAGTTGGAATTAAACGACTTGGAGCAAAGGAGCCTCAGGAGGAGAGTGAGGCGGTTCGGATGCCCTGGCCGACTACCTGGACAGCCGCGGAGGCcggtgggaggatgggagggaggatgCCTATGGTCCATGCACAGCGATGGGCCCAGAGAATAATTAAGATTTGAGAGTTGGGTGGGAAGTGTGGGTTAGTAGTTCCAAAGTCCTTTAGGATAGTAAGCATTAGGTGGATTTTTTTAAGGGTAAGGACACCCCTCTTTCCTTTcgtcccatcccccctccccagtcACCGGGAAAAGCAGAAGTGGGGGGTCCTGCTGTTTgctgccgggggtggggggcttcacCATGGGGGCTGGGAACAGGGATTGTGGGGGCTTCACCATGGGGGCTGGAAACAGCGAttgggagcctgctggagatctAACCCTTTTGACGAATAAGGCCTCAATTATTCACAGTCAAAAAGGCTATACCCCCAGACCTGCAGGAACAGCTGAACACCTTAAAGTCCTTAACCAAAGAAGTTCGGcaggaaaaagcaaaagtaagtAAGGGAGGGCCCGCCCACTGTGCCTTTGAGGGCCTGCAGTCCCACTTTCCACTTGTATTTTGATGGATGGCACCGTCCTTGCGCTGACATATTATCTCATTGGATTTTTACAAGCCTCTCGGGTAGGAAATGTCCCTCAGGTGACATCATGTTCAGTTCCTGGGTCTCACACCGCATGCTCGAAGCTGTTGAGACCCGGCAGAGCCACAAGGAGGCCAATGCTCTTTTCATTACGTGGGGGCCGTTTCCAACAAAGCCCACTGGGAGTGCAGCAGCCTTGGAGCCAAGTTTGGGGGACTCTCCGGGACCAGTGGCCATGGCAAAGGGCTACTGGATCttcagtggttcttttttttttttttaattttatttatttatttgacagagagatcacaagtaggcagagaggcagacagagagggggaagcaggctccccgctgagcagagagcccgatgcagggctcgatcccaggaccatgagatcatgacctgagctgaaggcagcagcttaacccactgagccacccaggcgcccctcttcagtGGTTCTTAATGCCAGCTGTCCACAGCCGCGGGACGGATAGATAGATGGgtgggcagatggatggatggatgtccAGAAGGGACAGACTGACCAATGGTTCTTGTTAGAGGCTTGGATCAGGACTCGGACTCGGGAAAGGGGCTTGCTCGGGCTGTGGACGCATATGCAGAAGGCCAAGAACTCAGGCCTAAGCCTGACCTTCCTCTTCCGCTGGGTTTGTAGATGGAGAGGATGCAGAAGATCCTGGAGGGCAACGGGGAACACGAAACAGGAAAAGACATGAAGAATGGCTCACTGAGCTTGCAGCTGGGAATCCTCAGGTAAAACACTCCTGCTGAGCGCAACTTGTGTCCGGGCATCGCCTCTCCCCAGCCAAGGAGGTGATGGCAGCCTTTGGCTCACTCACAGTCTGAACTGGCCCCTGTCTTTGACCCTGGCTGTGTCTGCCCTTCAGGGTGTCCATATGTAGTTCAAGTGGCTGGTAGAAGTTTCCGAGGTTCTTAAAACCAtccagcaggggcacctgggtggctcagtgggttaattcctctgccttcggctcaggtcatgatcccaaggtcctgggatcgagccccacatcaggctctctgctcagcagggagtctgcttcccttcctctctctctctgcctgcctctctgcctgcttgtgatctctgtctgtcaaataaataaataaaatcttttaaaacaatttaaaacaaaacaaaaaaacaataaagagtcCAGCAGCAGCAGTCTCTGTCCCCAGACAGAAGCTGGAGGAGAGCACGTGTCAGAGCCCCCTCAGGGCCCTCTCACAGTGGGGCCAGGTCCCACCCCTTAGAAACCTCTCAGGTCGGCATGTGGGCACCCACTTCCTGGACAAGCAGCACCCGGGACTCCCTAGATAGAGCCTGCCGTGGGGTGGGCCCAAGAGCCATGGTGAGCATCGTCTGTCCCTCGTGGGACATGTGGGCCCAGACCCTGGGATGGGTGGTGGCGCCAGGCCGTCTCTTCTGCACGTCTCTCAGAGTTACCGTGGCTGACATCGAGAAGGAACTGGCCGAGCTGAGGGAAAGCCAAGAGCGGGGCAAGGTCAGCATGGAGCACTCAGTCTCCGAAGCCTCCCTCTACCTGCAGGACCAGGTGAGACCAAGATCTTCTCAGTCGGCCGTGGAGGGCGGGGCTACCAGACTCTCAGCGGTCACACCGTCTGCAAACGCTTTCacccattctgtgggctgtcttTCCATCCTCTTGTTAGTGTCTGCCTTTACGATTTTAcgtctttatttgagagagagagagagcacaagcggggggagggagcagagggagggacaagcagactctgtgcaggTGTGaaacctgactcggggctcgatcccatgaccctgagatcatgacctgaggagaaagcaagaatcagacacttaactaactgagccacccaggcgctccgataGTGTCTGCCTTTAAATCTTGAGTGATGCTATCGCCGGTCATCCCAGACTCTTCCCACTGAAGAGCGTCCGGACCAGGACCGGCCCTGTGAGTACTTGCAGGAGGACCAGACGGGAAAAGCCACGGGGCCACGGGGACTGACGTCAGGAGTGCCTCGGGGATAGAGGCCTGGTTCTGGGCCACTCCCACACCCCACCAGCATGTACCATGTCTTGACCCCAAAGCCACTTGTCCAGTGTGAGGCTCTAGGAGTAGAAGATTGTGTCCACAGCTCACGTCTAAGCTTAGCAACCTCGAGGGCTGTCCCGGGAGCCacactccccactgggcaggccCGGCTCCCACCACAGCCTCTTCAGGGCACCGGCCTCCACTCTCCCCATTTTCCGCCGTCTCCGCTTCCTACCTCTGAATACACAGCTGCTCTCCCACGCTGCTGCTCATCCCAGAATGTCCTTGTCACCCCCACTTACCCAGTGGGCTCCTACTACCCCTCACAACTCCACTGAAAAGGAGGCACCTTCTTTGGGGTGGCACCTTCCTCTTTTCTAGAGAATCAGTCCGCCCTTTTACCCCACGGGCCCTCTGCCACGCTTACGAACACTTCAGAAGAGTGCGGGTTCTTCTGGGAGCAAGCAGGAGTCTCACTGAGCTCAGGCACAGGGGAGCTTGGTTGAAAGTACATCGGTGTGCGGGGAGGCTGGAAAAGGCTGAACTTCCAGGCCAAGGGGGCAGTCTGGCCAGGGCTGCCCGGGCTCCGTCCTTCACGTCTGTTTCTGTGCGCACCTGTGCTTCTGTGTCCCTGTCCTTACCCGTTTCTCTCCAACACCTCCACATCTCCCTCCCACCGTGCTCCCAGCCAACTTTCGCACATGGCCCACAGGGGCTGCCTCGGCCCCGCGATGTTACACACTTCCAAGAGAGGGGGTTCGGTTGGCCCAGCCCCTCTCTGAGCCAGGCAAGAGGTCCCACGGCTGTGGGACTGGCTGACCCAGAACCGGGTGCCGACCCGGGACCCGTCATGTGCGGTGATGCACAGGGACTGTGGGAAACAGAAGAGGGCAGGAGAGCCAGTGTGGGGCATCTGCTCCCGCCCAGACCAGGAGAGACCCCTGCAACAGAAGTAGCACCCGTCCCACTGATTTCTTGTTACCGAATGCTGGCTGGGGACAGAGCATGTGTGAGCAGCAGAGGGCCCAGAGCTGTGTCTGGGCATCGTCAAGCTCCTGTAAGTGTTGGTGGACTAACAGACGTCACCACTCGAGGGTTTAGCTAGAGAGACGTGTCCTCACTCTGAATCAGCGAGCTGGCTAGAGAAAGGTCCAGAGACCTCCATCCTGTAAGGGTTTTATTCAGGATCAGGGCCGTACTCGCTGAGAACTCTGTTCACTACTTAACAGACGGACCCTGGGCGCCTCCTACATGCACCACGCTCGGTGAGACCCTGGCAGGGGCAGTGACTGCCTGAATCACACGGGGGCTGGCAGTCTGGACAGATCGCGGCCGTGTGGACAGATCGCGGCCGTGCCTCGCTCACTGCTCTGCACCTGCCTTCTTGCCCACACCCAGCTTGACAAGCTCAGGGCGATCATCGAGAACATGCTGGCCTCATCTTCCACGCTGCTGTCCCTGAGCATGGCTCCTCACAAGACGCTGTCCACTTTGGAACCTGGCCAGATTGACCCGGAGGCCACCTGCCCTGCCTGCAGCCTGGACCTGAGCCACCAGGTCAGCACGCTGGTGCAGCGCTACGAGCAGCTTCAGGACATGGTCAACAATCTGGCTGCCTCCCGGCCCTCCAAGAAAGCCAAGCTCCAGAGCCAGGTGACTCCCACCGGCCCCCCTCCTGGCGTGGCCTCCTGTGCCCCACAGTGGGGAGCCACAGCCCGGAGACCCACAGACCTGGGAGCGGCTGATGGCGCTTAACTGGCCTCAGGGCCAGCTTGCCACGGTGGAGTCCTTTACTGACCCCACACAAGTCCCTGGTCCTTTCACTGGGTCACAGCGAGGGCAGGAACAGAACTAGCTCTGGGGACATGAGACCATGGCGAAACCCTGGCTCCCTGGGGATGGGGCCGTGCATTCACGTGCCTCGGGGGACACTGGCATGGCAGGTTCCTTGACACAGTATACAGTATTCCAGCCCCCTTCCCAATTCCCCAGCGAAGGGCAGTCttgctggtgggggcagggagagtcgAGAGTCCCTGAGTCCTGCCTCTTAGGCTCTGGAGTTGAGATCCTGCTCAAGGCAGGTGGGAAGACAGTAGCCCACACCCCAGCTCTCAGGAGCCACAGGGCAGCACACCACTCTGGAACCTCGATCACCTCTGCTGGGCACCCCCTCCGGGGGGCCAGGTCCCTCAAGGCTGGACcatggggaggtgggggctgaaGCTCACATGCCGGGGCGGGGGgacacacagagcagagagcctgcccaCGGTCCGGGGGGCGGTGTGGAGAGCCAGAATGGGGCCCAAAGTTGGCCTACCTGCTgggtgatttcttaaaaattttatttatttgagagagagagtgcacgagcagggggagagggagacgcagactgccctgctgagctgggagccgggCACAGGGCTCGAGCCCGGGACCCTGGgacgaccatgacctgagccgaaggcagccgcttcaccACCTGAACCAGCCAGGAGCCTCCGGGCGATGTTCTAAGGGCCACCCAGGCAGGGCGGTAACACCAGGCAGCggccccagggagcctgcctttgTGCCTCCTGCCACAGGATGAAGAGCTGCTGGGCCATGTCCAGAGCGCCATCCTGCAGGTGCAGGGCGACTGTGAGAAGCTCTACATCACCACCAGCAGCCTCATCGAAGACCACCGGCAGAAGCAGAAGGACATTGACGTGAGGGGCCCGCgggcagctggggtggggtggggtggggtgcgaGGCCGTTGCCATCCTGGCTCCTCGTTCTccgctccccctcctcccaggtgCTGTACCAGGGCCTAGAGAAGCTCGAGAAGGAAAAGGCCAACAGGGAGCACCTGGAGATGGAGATTGACGTGGTAAGGGCGGGCCAGGCCCAGAAGAGCCGCCCTGTGTCCCTCGAGGTCTTACCCGTCCTTCTTTGAAAGGCCAGGAGTAGAGCGGAGCCCGGGGGGAGCTCAGTGTCCAGGCTTGATGTCAGGGCCATGGGTCCCTGCCACGGCTCTCTCCGACCTGGGGTCCCCTCCTCTCTTCCGGGCAGAAGGCTGATAAGAGTGCCCTGGCGGCCAAAGTGAGCCGTGTCCAGTTCGATGCCACCACGGAGCAGCTGAACCACATGATGCAGGAGCTGGTGGCAAAGATGAGCGGCCATGAGCAGGACTGGCAGAAGATGCTGGACAAGCTCCTGGTGGAGATGGACAGCAAGGTGAGGGCAGACAGTGGCTCCTGTCTGGAGGCGGCAGatcactccctgcccccacccggcTTTCCCCGCACTTACTGCTCACCCACCGCCACCCGCAGCTGGACCGCCTGGAGCTGGACCCCGTGAAGAAGTTGCTGGAAGACCGCTGGAAGTCCTTGCGGCAGCAGCTCAAGGAGCGCTCTCCCCTCTACCAGGCGGACGAGGCAGCGGCCATGAGGAGGTGGGGTGCGGACCACAgcggggggctgggagggggggtcCCCAGAGGAACAGCTCCCACCAGTGAGCTCAGTGTGCTCTGGGGGAGAGGCTGATCCCACTGGACCATCCCGTAGCTGCAGGGACAGAATCTGAGAGCTTGAAAAGCTCTTCCATCTTAGGCTGGTTCCTCCTGTGCTGGAGAAAGGGTGAGGAGAGAAGGCTAAGGCTCTCTGGCACGGGTGTGCTCCTTGGGGCCTCCGAGGCGGGGATGGGCCCACAGTCCCCAGAGCCAAGCCTGCTCCAGGGGGTCCCCTGGTCTGCCCTGGGGCAGGCTTGAATCCCCGGGTTTCCATTATTGGCCGCCAGAGGGAGCTCGAGGTTCACACAGGGCCTCTGTCAGGGGCCCCTTGAAACCCTGCTGGCTTTCGGTTGGCACAGGTGGGTGCTGGAGAGGCACCCCAAAGCAGGTGGTTCCCCAGGGAACAGGGACCAGATCTGCCTCTGGTGGCTTGGGACCTGCCACCCTGGTGAGCCAAGCTTCCGGCCCACCGGGCCTGCAGAGGGCCCAAGGCCGTCTGTGTTCTCCATCTCTCCCGTTCCCCACCCTCCGGGCAGGACACTCACCCTCTGCGTGTATCCCACTCCTCACAGGCAGCTCTTGGCACATTTTCACTGCCTCTCTTGTGACCGGCCCTTGGAGACAGCTGTGACTGGACAGTGAGTGCCCACACCTGGCAAACCCCAGCTGGTGGCTGTCACGGGGGCGGGCACAGCTGTGCTGCGTCTCCTCCATTCCCTACCTGCCTCCAACACTTGTCCTTCCTCGTCTCCTCTCCCCCGGGTCCATTCCTACCTGCCTCACCACTTGCTAGCCCTCCGTCCTTCCCTCTGCCACACCCTGGACGGGAAGGCTCCTCGGGCACGTAGGCTGTGGAGTCCTGGCTTTAGGAATGGgatttctcggggcgcctgggtggctcagtgggttaagccgctgccttcggctcaggtcatgatctcgggagtcctgggatcgagccccgcatcgggctctctcctcagcagggagcctgcttcctcctctctctctgcctgcctctctgcctgcttgtgatctgtcaaataaatgaataaaatctttaaaaaaaaaaaaaaaaaaaaaggaatgggattTCTCACGCTCCAACcgtcctcttctctctgtccctgcccagATTTATCCCGGTGACTCCTGtgggcccagccctgcctgggcaCCGTTCCACCCGCCCCTACACTATCTTCGAGCTGGAGCAGGTCCGGCAGCAGAGCCGCAAGTACGGGGCAGCGGGCTCCCGGGCGGGGCTTCGCAGGGGAGAcggggcagaggctggagggcGAGTGGCTCTCTGGAGAGGCTCCTCCTCCTGGTTGGACAGTGGGGGGTATGGAGTAATTTCTGGGCTAGCCCCCCACTTCTTCCCAATAAGGGGAAGAATGGAGGCCTATTTAGTAATTACCTGCCTTTGAGTCCCTGTTGGGGGTCCCGGTGGGACACTGCTGAGGCTGCCGGCGGGGGACCTCTTTACCTCCTCACACCCCCAGATGCTTCAGCAGCCTCggcatgggaggaagggaggggtccGATGTCACCCAGCCAGAGGGTAGGCTCAGTGGCtgttgggggaggaggtggggacatAATGCACACTCCTTGggctcctgcccacctccccgcCGCATTTCCATCTCCCAAGGATGAGGGTTCAGCGATAAGGATGATTTCAAACTGCACTTTGGAGCCCCTAGGGTTCCAGGTAGGAAGGGCTAAGTGTGCAGGGCTGCTCCCTCTCTCGGCTTCCACCCCACCCCGTCTGTGGTCCCTTGGGGTGCTATGGGCAGGGCTCCTGCCCACACATGGTCCTGCTTAAAAGGGCACAGATAAAGGGCTGGAGTGGGCCTGGGTCTGAGTGTGGGCTCGAACTGGCATGGCCCCCTTACCCACCCGCCTGTGCCCCCACAGCCTCAAGCTGGGCGGTACCGCTTTCCCTCGGGGCGACTTGGCGCACATGGAGCGGAGCGTGGGGCGCCTGCGCACCATGCACTCCAAGATGCTGATGGACATTGAGAAGGTGCAGATCCACTTCGGAGGCTCGGTCCGGGCCAGCAGCCAGATGATCCGGGAGCTGCTGCAGGCACAGTGCCTGAGCTCCCCCTGCTACAAACGGTAGGACCACACAGACGGGGCCCCTGGCCGCGGGGCTCAGCTTCTGCCCACCCACAGCCCTGTGAGTGTCTGCTCCACTGCTGGGGAACGCCCTGCCAAAGAAGGGGGATGGCGGGCAGAAGAAAGAGGGTATTAGTGGTCTTCAGGGTGGCCCAGCAGCGAGTTTGCTTTGCCCTGGCTCCTGGAGACCCCTGACACAGCTGTCCCATCCCCGGCTGGCTGGCCCCCCCATAGCTGGGTCCTGGGGGACACCGGCTCCGGTGAAGCTGCCGTCTTCACCACAGGGTGCCGGAGACAGCCGACTACGTGTACTCGAGCGTGCCCCGGCGCTGCGGGGGCAGCCACACCCTCACGTACCCCTACCGCCGCAGCCGTCTACAGCACCTGTCCCAGGGCCTGTACCCCACTGAGGAGGTCCAGATCGCCATGAAGGTTGGGGTGCTGCCTGGGAGTGAAGACAGAGGGCCCTCACAGGACCCCACATTCTCAAGTCATTCTGGAAAATGTCACCAGAAGGGTGGATGACCAGCCCTCTGCCTGGAGGCTGTTTCTGAAAGCCTCTGGTACTCCGGCTTTGTTGGGCCTCCTGCCCAGCGagccctgccacccccaccacgGGCCCTCCCTTCGCCCTGCCACTGCCAGAGCCTTGGGGAGGGTTCTGGGAGTCGGGGGAGGATGTCCCTCGGTGCCACGGACCTCATGGAGGAAGGACCAGAGGGCATGCTCTAAGGGCCATGTGGTAATGGATatcccttccccgccccccagcatGATGAGGTGGATATCTTGGGCTTGGATGGACATATTTACAAGGGACGGATGGATACAAGGCTGCCCGGCATCTTGACCAAAGACCGTGAGTGTCCCAGGGGCCCAGAGActcctcaggctccttgctcaggagtcCCTCAGGGTCTGCCCAGCTCCTGGAAGGCCAGGGGGCCACTGGATCCTGGGTGCCTCCTCCTGCTACTGCCCTGATTCCAAACGCTCTCAAAGCCCCAGGTCAGTGTTGGCAGGTCGGGGACAGCTGTCTAGTCTCAGCCAATGAGCCAGGCCGTCATGGCCCCGTGACACATTCATGCCAGCCTTCCTCCTCGTGCTGCCTCATCGGCTTGCCTGCCTCAGCCTCTGTTCGCAGCACTACCAGGACCCAGTCCTACCCTCCTTCAAAACTCAAAGTGCCCCTCCTCAGTCCCCCACCACCTGCTGAATTTCCCTGCCCCTCCCGAAGCCCCACCTGCTCTTAGAGCTCGTGTGCACCTGTCCAGCCGCCTGGCCTCCTGAGCTTGAGCCCAGGTCAGAACTCACCCAGCACCAGGCACAGAGCTCACGGCTGCAGGTCCTCAGAGTATAtctgagtgggtgggtgggtgggtggacggATGGACATGGGAACGAATGGAGTGCTTAGAAGGGGTGTGTCCATTAGTTCCAACTGGGAAGGCCCCCCACTGAGGCGGTCGTGACCAGGGGCCCTGCagccctctccccatccccatgggTCCCCACAGAGCTCCCACTCAGCATCTCAGAATGGACCCTCCCCTTCGCCGTCCCCCGCCAGCCTCTGTCTCCGGGATGACCAAGCACAAGGCCAAGCAGTCCCGGCCCCACGTGCACAGGCAGCAGTCCCTCAGCGACAATGGCCAGCTGCCCTCGAGACCTCAGAGTGCCCAGATGCTGGCTGGCAACAGCCCAGGTAGCTTCCCTCCGGCCTTCCAGGTGGTCTCCACTGCCCCCAGGCCTTTCTTGCTTGCCCActggcccccctccctgcccatggCTGGTCTCTGCGCTTATTTCCCTGGGGAGAGGAAGTGCCTGGGAGCTGAGagatgggatgggagggagaagggagaaaaatccaTCTTTActgagttgttctttttttttttttttaagattttatttatttgacagacagagatcacaagtaggcagagaggcaggcagagagggtgtgggggggaagcaggctccctgctgagcagaaaggcagaggcttaacccactgagccacccaggcgcccccacccaggtgcccctactgagTTCTTCTTATGTCGCAGGGCTGGGGGGTAGATGCTGTTACTGTCCCCATCTCccaggagagggaacaggagcagggTTGTAGCCCAGGGCTCTGGCTCCAGGCccaagtcccccccccccccgcccccgccgctcaCAGGTGCTCACTCTCCTGGAGCTAGTGGTCAGCTCTGTGCAGCAGCTGGTGGGCGCAGTCCGACCTTGTTTGGGGAGGAACTTCTCCTCACCCCCGGCCTGGACGGTCCCTTGAGTCCCTGTGCTCCCCCAAGGGGCTAACTCCTGCCTAAAAGTCTGGGGGCTAAGGGTCCCCCAGGGTCCAGCCA includes the following:
- the QRICH2 gene encoding glutamine-rich protein 2 isoform X22, with amino-acid sequence MQPATAATTMVSLRELADLAIGTPEVGAVNFTALHTLIVAMLRSLNLQEVRIDFQSPLPLPSPETSRTLELPQAALSARQLAASKEKPRGGLTKPPTEPPTAAATLESQVKGLGGQVQDLSRKLKTVTSQVQGIVSHVQHLTAPISELDARDWLEEETAQPTPARARAGSLRIAKGERATVSQVSQAMELLRDVVEDVKTLKEAQEKAEKLPATAIQRIDALEKIVRERDEFLDLVGRKMSLMPVGEEVTMVTWEELEQAITDGWRASLGGSETTTGLPQRRGHASATSDDTLQGGVPIKRSSADRAVDSPHAYGSDQTFSGLGGIRNPSEGVTRERGRGASATAFPAREQHPRARDEAGLAKAHPLSASQSRVESGRPRTRELPSHSSVHLRKEEREAQPGPTLQDLSSGPVAGDEYQVHPDQHWGVDASQGRIQPGLDQHGLGPHGMDPPAWSHPRTYPHAVVPHTMGQLGMMPPGTDEWGLVTPGLDQYGMVPPVVPGTHQQGWELPGTVQPGTVPLGTYQYGTAQQPGADQRGLVPLTADQHGFLISGMDQQGSVLPGMDQQGSVPDLTHQRGLASPALIRVVADRQGFVQPSLETSEFTHPDTDQHDIIQPGPDHHGLVPAGASQRGLVQPGADRHGLVQTLVDPSGLVQPGAYLPDWAQPGAYPSGWGQPVAYPFDLVQPNVYPSGLVQPSAVQPGLTQSGIGQQDSAQLRMHQRALVEPEMDEHGLVQVGMDHRVLFQPGTVQPTLMQPGAGQRGLVQPVISQSDLAQPGIDQHESVQLGIDQRGLVQPGAGQPGLAQPGMDQRGLVQPGAGQPGLAQPGMDQRGLVQPGAGQPGLAQPGMDQRGLVQPGAGQPGMDHRGLVHPGAGQPGLAQPGMDHRGLVHPGVGHPGLAQPGIDQRGLVPPGAGQPGLAQPGMDQHGLVQPGAGQPGLVQPVLDQRGLVQPGAGQPGLVQPGIVQPALVQPGAGQGGLVQPGTDQLGLGQRGLDQRGLVQADTDPRGFSQPGAYPPGLIQPGAYPPGLVQPGAYPHGLVQPGAYLQGLGQSSAYPRGSVPPGAYPRGLIQPGTYPHGFMQPSTDQRGLVQPEIDQYGLRQPGTGQPGVVPAGTGLRGFPAFTPDFPRSLAHPYYPGVVPPGRYQHGQVSALLANQGLASPGIGQKILPETYQQGLLHRGTDQHGLTPLSPHVGSAQRAQQHLVSPGPDQHGQGQAGTEQQDHVSSIPESWDRSYPGPQGPGVQMGLDPKQIQAPGQPALPVRTPPSQAATFPRSADSLSCLHRVSSEKSDFQSERRDSLDKLAPTFPMAVETFRLMGELLGLYVELKENMKELDEEQAGQTDLEKIQYLLGLMVKKAIPPDLQEQLNTLKSLTKEVRQEKAKMERMQKILEGNGEHETGKDMKNGSLSLQLGILRVTVADIEKELAELRESQERGKVSMEHSVSEASLYLQDQLDKLRAIIENMLASSSTLLSLSMAPHKTLSTLEPGQIDPEATCPACSLDLSHQVSTLVQRYEQLQDMVNNLAASRPSKKAKLQSQDEELLGHVQSAILQVQGDCEKLYITTSSLIEDHRQKQKDIDVLYQGLEKLEKEKANREHLEMEIDVKADKSALAAKVSRVQFDATTEQLNHMMQELVAKMSGHEQDWQKMLDKLLVEMDSKLDRLELDPVKKLLEDRWKSLRQQLKERSPLYQADEAAAMRRQLLAHFHCLSCDRPLETAVTGQFIPVTPVGPALPGHRSTRPYTIFELEQVRQQSRNLKLGGTAFPRGDLAHMERSVGRLRTMHSKMLMDIEKVQIHFGGSVRASSQMIRELLQAQCLSSPCYKRVPETADYVYSSVPRRCGGSHTLTYPYRRSRLQHLSQGLYPTEEVQIAMKHDEVDILGLDGHIYKGRMDTRLPGILTKDPSVSGMTKHKAKQSRPHVHRQQSLSDNGQLPSRPQSAQMLAGNSPAPPRPRKDRPLSSEGRLAQPNAAHPPSPSEMEMHMDMPPGEGPEEPTRGPRSTTAQ